In Mycobacterium stomatepiae, the following are encoded in one genomic region:
- a CDS encoding malate dehydrogenase, with amino-acid sequence MTDPSDTTTTALVNGLAGASVGLGVSEILAPGRVAALAGVDDNRLTRRVIRALGVRECGHGAALLGGPNGLVWTRVAGDVMDVALLAAGVARRGRGR; translated from the coding sequence ATGACCGATCCATCCGACACGACAACCACCGCATTGGTGAACGGCCTCGCCGGAGCCAGTGTGGGCCTGGGCGTGAGCGAAATCCTGGCGCCTGGAAGAGTCGCCGCGCTCGCGGGTGTGGACGACAACAGGCTGACGCGGCGCGTCATTCGAGCGTTGGGTGTGCGTGAATGTGGCCATGGCGCGGCGTTGTTGGGTGGCCCCAATGGCTTGGTATGGACACGGGTCGCCGGCGATGTCATGGATGTAGCGCTGTTGGCGGCGGGGGTGGCGCGTCGCGGTCGTGGACGGTGA
- a CDS encoding type 1 glutamine amidotransferase domain-containing protein, translating into MANKLQGKTIAILAADGVEKVELEQPRAALKQAGARVEVLSLKAGEIQAREHDLEPAGRFTVDRAVSDASVHEFDGLVLPGGTVNPDKLRMDSVAVAFVRDFVGSGKPVGAICHGPWTLVEAGVAAGRTLTSYPSIRTDLRNAGAHVVDEEVVVDGNLVTSRCPADLPAFCATLIKQFAHATTG; encoded by the coding sequence ATGGCAAACAAACTGCAAGGCAAGACAATTGCTATTCTGGCGGCAGACGGTGTGGAAAAGGTAGAACTCGAGCAGCCGCGCGCGGCCCTGAAACAAGCGGGTGCCCGGGTTGAAGTCCTCTCGTTGAAAGCCGGCGAAATTCAGGCGCGTGAACACGATCTCGAGCCCGCTGGACGATTCACGGTCGACCGCGCGGTGTCGGATGCCTCGGTGCATGAGTTCGACGGACTGGTGCTGCCGGGCGGCACGGTGAACCCCGACAAGCTGCGGATGGATTCGGTCGCAGTCGCATTCGTTCGCGACTTCGTAGGATCCGGAAAGCCGGTCGGGGCCATCTGTCACGGCCCGTGGACGTTGGTCGAGGCCGGGGTCGCGGCCGGGCGGACCCTTACCTCTTACCCGAGCATTCGCACCGATCTGCGCAATGCGGGCGCACACGTCGTCGACGAGGAAGTCGTCGTCGACGGCAACTTGGTCACCAGTCGTTGTCCGGCCGACCTGCCGGCATTCTGCGCCACGCTCATCAAGCAATTCGCGCACGCAACAACGGGTTAA
- a CDS encoding HemK2/MTQ2 family protein methyltransferase, which translates to MTSTYPVTAGVLAEPTVYQPQEDSRLLVRAMECSGLIPGRRVLDLCTGSGFAAVAAAEMGCASVTAFDICPHAVDCTQGNAIVAGVDIDVREGSWIAALRCGPFEVVVANPPYVTTPPEDDIDVVSPGVGPSWAWNAGVDGRRVLDPLCASASNLLHDGGSLLLVQSALAGVHRSLDCLRSIGLDADVVAFERIPFGPVLTARAAWLEDIGLVPHGCREEELVVIRADKP; encoded by the coding sequence TTGACGAGCACATACCCCGTTACCGCCGGCGTTTTGGCTGAACCGACTGTGTATCAGCCACAAGAAGATTCCCGACTGCTCGTTCGCGCAATGGAATGCAGCGGGCTGATTCCCGGCCGGCGAGTCCTGGATCTGTGTACCGGAAGCGGCTTCGCCGCCGTCGCGGCAGCCGAAATGGGTTGCGCCAGTGTGACGGCCTTCGACATTTGCCCACACGCGGTGGATTGCACCCAGGGCAATGCGATCGTCGCGGGAGTCGACATCGACGTTCGGGAAGGTTCGTGGATCGCCGCCCTGAGATGCGGGCCATTCGAGGTAGTGGTGGCCAACCCCCCCTATGTGACGACACCGCCGGAGGACGACATAGACGTGGTCTCGCCGGGCGTGGGCCCGTCATGGGCATGGAATGCCGGCGTGGACGGCCGGCGAGTGCTGGACCCGCTTTGTGCGTCGGCTTCAAACCTGTTGCATGACGGGGGATCCCTGCTACTCGTCCAGTCTGCGCTGGCCGGTGTCCACCGTTCGCTGGACTGCCTGCGGTCGATCGGACTCGACGCCGATGTCGTTGCCTTCGAGCGGATTCCATTCGGCCCGGTGCTCACGGCGAGGGCCGCGTGGCTGGAGGACATCGGTCTGGTGCCGCACGGTTGCCGGGAAGAGGAGCTGGTGGTGATTCGGGCGGACAAACCATGA
- a CDS encoding CDGSH iron-sulfur domain-containing protein: MTGTRVRIVRKGPILVSGPARIEVDDGVIVESDRFMVAICTCGRSREYPLCDTSHRRCRHVEGVGPKPN; the protein is encoded by the coding sequence ATGACCGGAACTCGGGTCCGTATCGTCCGCAAAGGCCCGATCCTGGTGTCGGGCCCCGCGCGCATCGAAGTCGATGATGGCGTCATCGTGGAATCCGACCGGTTCATGGTGGCCATCTGCACCTGCGGGCGGAGCAGGGAATACCCGTTGTGCGATACCAGTCACCGGCGCTGTCGGCACGTCGAAGGTGTTGGCCCAAAGCCTAATTGA
- a CDS encoding iron-containing redox enzyme family protein, with protein sequence MTATSISVEPALPAAHGPLSTAVQHALAGPPAGDYLACIGASVGDSDPYGLDLQLALCMCYELHYRGFAGVDPTWEWNPDLLHLRAELERAFLAGVRRDVGPIEPDRTSAAEMDAISVEPVDGTGPSYHLRDKGTWQQMREYFVHRSIYHLKEGDPHAWAIPRLTGGAKAAFVAVEFDEYGAGQGHRLHQQLFADLLTAADLDPTYLGYLDAVPAESLAVVNLMSLFGLHRRLRGAAIGHFAATEITSSPGSRRMVQALERMDAPGACIAFYREHVEADAVHEQVVRLDVVGDLVAHKPQLDRDVIFGMRALTVVEDRLADKIMTCWKQDQSSLRRPLN encoded by the coding sequence GTGACTGCCACGTCGATCAGCGTCGAACCCGCTCTACCGGCTGCACACGGACCGCTGTCGACGGCCGTGCAGCACGCGTTGGCCGGGCCTCCGGCCGGGGATTACCTGGCGTGCATCGGCGCATCCGTAGGGGATTCGGACCCCTACGGACTCGACCTGCAGCTGGCCCTGTGCATGTGCTACGAGCTGCACTACCGGGGTTTTGCGGGCGTGGATCCCACGTGGGAGTGGAACCCCGACCTGCTGCACCTGCGCGCCGAGCTCGAGCGTGCCTTTCTAGCTGGTGTGCGCCGCGATGTCGGCCCGATCGAACCCGATCGGACGTCGGCGGCGGAGATGGACGCGATTTCCGTCGAACCTGTCGACGGAACTGGACCGTCCTACCACTTGCGCGACAAGGGGACCTGGCAGCAGATGCGCGAATACTTCGTGCATCGGTCGATCTATCACCTCAAGGAGGGCGATCCACATGCGTGGGCCATTCCCCGGTTGACGGGCGGCGCCAAGGCGGCATTCGTGGCGGTCGAATTCGACGAGTACGGCGCCGGGCAGGGCCACCGACTACACCAACAGCTCTTCGCGGATCTGTTGACCGCGGCCGATCTGGATCCGACCTACCTGGGCTACCTCGACGCCGTCCCCGCCGAATCGCTCGCGGTGGTCAACCTGATGTCGCTGTTCGGCCTGCACCGGCGGCTGCGTGGCGCGGCCATCGGGCACTTCGCCGCCACGGAGATCACGTCGTCGCCGGGTTCCCGGCGGATGGTCCAAGCGTTGGAACGGATGGACGCACCGGGGGCCTGCATCGCGTTCTACCGCGAGCACGTCGAGGCCGATGCCGTTCACGAACAGGTGGTACGCCTGGACGTGGTCGGCGATCTCGTCGCCCACAAGCCCCAGCTCGATCGCGATGTGATTTTCGGAATGCGGGCATTGACGGTGGTCGAAGATCGCCTGGCGGACAAGATCATGACGTGCTGGAAACAGGATCAGTCCTCGTTGCGACGACCACTCAATTAG
- a CDS encoding SpoIIE family protein phosphatase, whose translation MTDAHEFHAEYTAALRSYLDGRDDHILDVAHELGRRALQEQISMLDIIENHVRLVLELSKDIQIDAPIALEFLLQTLAPLDVATRGFLDGTKRYAEQRARADGLADRDKFRTALVNSLQEGFFVADHEGSIIEMNDAFIDILGYPAEGLPYRWPHPWLVDKKAARENQSRVRSEGGTEYETPIRHRDGHLAWVMVSINAVKDTDADQAAFVGTIRDVTAERAFAARESAVLRLATAVAVAKSVAELLEITLDECRTAIGVQRVIAVTWPGGEGEPTVQVAGEPAETTWRGLDPWLRHTFQDARQQLPLTAKTIEQPNKPGKAQGLVAVLSGTGDLALWLELGAPRWVSAEDRLLVTVLIGHLSLAMQHVRQFESARETSLTLQRAMLPPIEPPPGFAMRYEPAVLPLEIGGDWYDVLSIGEHRIGIVVGDCVGRGLPAAAIMGQLRSSARALLINGADPAAVLEQLDLAASVIPNAYCTTVFLAILNTESGVLEYSNAGHMPAVLAGPTGITVLTDARSVPLAVLRDEPRPQISRRLPSGSTLMVFTDGLVERKHESLDDGITRAAEVLVQTRTLPLDTVADAVLRELAPATGYDDDVAMVIYRHQQAPLRIETHAIADELAVIRHRLADWLRAADVPDELVDDIVLVVNEGCTNCVEHAYRGHGLGTTLLEVETVDGEVRAHITDHGSWKPPAINPGNSGRGLILMRAISSTMEIDSSPTGTVVNITFRLPAAPASADDWSGGR comes from the coding sequence ATGACCGATGCACACGAATTTCACGCTGAATACACGGCCGCGCTGCGATCCTACTTGGACGGCCGCGACGATCACATCCTCGACGTCGCCCACGAGTTGGGCCGCCGCGCGTTGCAAGAACAAATCAGCATGCTCGACATCATCGAGAACCATGTCCGGCTGGTCCTCGAATTGTCCAAAGACATCCAGATCGACGCACCGATCGCACTGGAATTCCTGCTGCAGACGCTGGCTCCGCTCGACGTCGCGACGCGAGGGTTCCTCGACGGCACCAAGCGCTACGCCGAGCAGCGTGCCCGCGCCGACGGACTCGCCGACCGCGACAAATTCCGTACCGCCCTGGTGAATTCGTTGCAGGAGGGCTTCTTCGTCGCCGATCACGAAGGCTCCATCATCGAGATGAACGACGCCTTCATCGACATCCTCGGCTACCCCGCCGAGGGCTTGCCCTACCGGTGGCCGCATCCATGGCTGGTCGACAAGAAGGCCGCGCGAGAAAACCAGTCGCGGGTCCGCAGCGAGGGCGGCACCGAGTACGAGACACCGATCCGGCACCGAGACGGGCACCTGGCTTGGGTGATGGTGAGCATCAATGCCGTCAAAGACACCGATGCCGACCAGGCGGCCTTCGTGGGGACGATTCGCGACGTCACCGCGGAGCGGGCATTCGCCGCCCGGGAGAGCGCCGTGCTGCGCCTAGCCACCGCCGTCGCGGTAGCCAAGAGCGTCGCCGAGTTGCTGGAGATCACCCTCGATGAATGCCGGACGGCGATCGGCGTGCAGCGAGTGATCGCCGTGACCTGGCCGGGTGGCGAAGGCGAACCGACCGTTCAGGTGGCGGGCGAACCCGCGGAGACGACGTGGCGCGGACTGGACCCCTGGTTGCGCCACACATTTCAGGATGCCCGCCAACAGCTGCCGCTGACGGCCAAAACCATTGAGCAGCCGAACAAGCCCGGCAAGGCGCAGGGTTTGGTGGCCGTGCTCTCGGGCACCGGGGACCTTGCCTTGTGGCTCGAGCTCGGCGCACCGCGCTGGGTCAGCGCCGAGGATCGGCTGCTGGTCACGGTGCTGATCGGACACCTGAGTCTGGCCATGCAGCATGTGCGCCAATTCGAGAGCGCCCGCGAGACTTCGCTGACGCTGCAGCGCGCGATGCTGCCGCCCATCGAGCCGCCGCCGGGGTTCGCGATGCGCTACGAGCCGGCGGTCCTGCCGCTGGAGATCGGCGGCGACTGGTACGACGTGCTGTCGATCGGCGAGCACCGCATCGGCATCGTCGTCGGCGACTGCGTGGGCCGGGGCCTGCCGGCAGCCGCGATCATGGGCCAGTTACGCAGCTCGGCGCGCGCGCTGCTGATTAACGGCGCCGACCCCGCGGCGGTGCTCGAGCAACTCGACCTGGCGGCCTCGGTCATCCCGAATGCCTACTGCACCACCGTTTTTCTGGCGATCCTGAACACCGAATCCGGCGTCTTGGAGTACAGCAATGCCGGTCACATGCCCGCGGTGCTCGCCGGACCGACGGGCATCACGGTGCTGACCGATGCGCGGTCGGTGCCGCTCGCGGTCCTTCGCGACGAACCTCGCCCGCAGATCTCGCGGCGGCTGCCCTCCGGCTCGACGCTGATGGTGTTCACCGACGGGTTGGTGGAACGCAAACACGAGTCGCTGGACGACGGGATAACCCGTGCTGCAGAGGTTTTGGTGCAGACCAGGACGCTGCCGCTGGACACCGTCGCGGACGCGGTGCTTCGTGAGCTAGCCCCGGCGACAGGATACGACGACGATGTGGCGATGGTGATCTACCGGCACCAGCAGGCGCCGCTGCGGATCGAAACACACGCTATCGCAGACGAATTGGCCGTCATTCGACATCGGCTGGCCGACTGGCTCAGGGCTGCCGACGTCCCGGACGAACTCGTCGACGACATCGTGCTGGTCGTCAACGAAGGGTGCACCAACTGCGTCGAACACGCGTACCGCGGGCACGGCCTCGGGACGACCCTGCTCGAAGTCGAAACCGTCGACGGCGAAGTTCGCGCCCACATCACCGACCACGGCTCCTGGAAACCGCCGGCGATCAACCCGGGTAACAGCGGCCGCGGCCTGATCCTGATGAGGGCCATCAGCAGCACGATGGAAATCGACAGCAGCCCAACCGGAACCGTCGTCAACATCACCTTCCGGCTCCCCGCGGCACCCGCGAGCGCCGATGACTGGTCCGGCGGGCGCTAA
- a CDS encoding SpoIIE family protein phosphatase — MRENGRLGPIEWANAGRPLAGENTSGDRKIAIAVDDGAALFGVIDGLGHGPAAASAAMRAVDAVQRASGERLEVLIQLCHRVLGGTRGVAMTLARVDYAAKTLTWAGVGNVSAHLVSKDVTGVHIRSSARLAAGIVGYRIPEIRPAQVVSLRVGDLIVLASDGIAEDHLDHIDFAASAVVIADHILGKHAKETDDTMVLAARHRGALT, encoded by the coding sequence GTGCGTGAAAACGGACGACTGGGACCAATCGAGTGGGCGAACGCGGGGCGCCCACTAGCCGGCGAGAACACCAGCGGCGATCGAAAGATCGCAATCGCCGTGGACGACGGTGCCGCCTTGTTCGGGGTTATCGACGGCCTCGGTCACGGTCCCGCCGCCGCGAGTGCGGCGATGCGCGCCGTCGATGCCGTCCAGCGGGCTTCCGGCGAGCGGCTCGAGGTCTTAATCCAGCTCTGCCACCGGGTGTTGGGCGGGACCCGAGGAGTCGCGATGACCCTGGCGCGGGTGGATTACGCGGCCAAGACGCTCACCTGGGCCGGGGTGGGAAACGTCAGCGCCCACCTCGTCTCCAAGGATGTGACCGGCGTGCACATCCGGTCCAGCGCGCGTCTTGCCGCCGGCATCGTCGGCTATCGCATCCCGGAGATCAGGCCCGCCCAGGTCGTTTCACTTCGGGTCGGCGACTTGATCGTGCTGGCCAGCGACGGCATCGCCGAGGATCACCTGGACCACATCGACTTCGCCGCTTCGGCCGTGGTGATCGCCGACCACATTCTGGGTAAACACGCGAAGGAAACCGACGACACCATGGTGCTCGCCGCGCGTCACCGGGGAGCCTTGACATGA
- a CDS encoding anti-sigma regulatory factor, translated as MSCDIVVDINNPDDIVEARKAGHQLALDLGFSLTDVTMISTAISEIARNITSYAGRGAVRVWVAERDGRQALVVRAEDDGPGIADIERAMEDGYSTGRGLGMGLPGSRRLMDRLVVESALGKGTVIEMWKWVPGRA; from the coding sequence GTGTCGTGTGACATTGTCGTCGACATCAACAACCCCGACGACATCGTCGAAGCCCGCAAGGCCGGACACCAGCTCGCCCTAGACCTCGGATTCTCGCTGACCGACGTCACCATGATCTCCACGGCGATCTCCGAGATCGCCCGCAACATCACCAGCTACGCGGGACGCGGCGCCGTGCGCGTCTGGGTGGCCGAGCGTGACGGCCGCCAGGCGCTGGTGGTTCGTGCCGAGGACGACGGTCCCGGCATCGCCGATATCGAGCGGGCAATGGAGGACGGGTATTCGACCGGTCGCGGCTTGGGCATGGGACTGCCAGGGTCGCGCCGATTGATGGACCGGCTGGTCGTGGAGTCCGCACTCGGCAAGGGAACAGTCATCGAAATGTGGAAGTGGGTTCCCGGCCGTGCGTGA
- a CDS encoding STAS domain-containing protein gives MPVPILKQGSILIASVQAALSDSDAERLRYDLMERVSQFRAQGIIVDVTAIDVMDSFAARSLRTIAHMTRLRGADTVIVGLQPEVAFAMVQLGLTFDDMNTALDLEEGLALLNRQRGVGKPTIGRDGVV, from the coding sequence ATGCCAGTACCCATCCTGAAGCAGGGCTCGATCCTCATCGCCTCGGTGCAGGCCGCCCTGTCCGACTCCGACGCCGAACGACTGCGGTACGACCTGATGGAGCGGGTCAGTCAATTCCGCGCGCAGGGCATCATCGTCGACGTCACCGCGATCGACGTGATGGATTCGTTCGCCGCACGGTCCCTGCGAACGATCGCCCACATGACCCGGCTGCGCGGTGCCGACACCGTGATCGTGGGTCTGCAGCCAGAAGTGGCCTTTGCGATGGTTCAACTAGGTCTGACCTTCGACGACATGAACACCGCCCTGGACCTCGAAGAGGGCCTCGCGCTGCTGAATCGCCAACGGGGAGTGGGCAAACCGACGATCGGGCGCGACGGTGTCGTGTGA
- a CDS encoding STAS domain-containing protein, translated as MSDSSSTSTTTASVSSEGLLPQLVQHLRQNRTVLREEWARRITEAELLTAMTPEELFSEATAVYDNYVEVLETGSVEALQAYARDLSERIIPRGVETDEVLGIVLLLRDVLARSLFEKYQAEFEMLNRVLDAYEPAANRIANTVGVSFVQERERIIRQQQEAIRELSTPVLQVREQLLILPIIGVLDSQRARQVTEQLLRAIRANRAKVVVIDITGVPTIDCTVANHLVQTVDASGLMGASVIITGLSSEIALTLVTIGLDLSKMNAVGDLQGGIEEAERLLGYEVTRTGEQPG; from the coding sequence ATGTCAGATTCCAGCAGCACCAGCACCACCACTGCCAGCGTCTCCAGCGAAGGTCTACTTCCGCAGTTAGTGCAGCACCTGAGGCAAAATCGCACCGTTCTGCGCGAGGAGTGGGCCCGAAGAATCACCGAGGCCGAATTGCTGACTGCGATGACGCCGGAGGAACTCTTCTCCGAGGCGACCGCCGTATACGACAACTACGTCGAGGTGCTCGAGACCGGTAGCGTCGAGGCGCTGCAGGCCTACGCCCGCGACCTGTCCGAGCGCATCATCCCGCGAGGGGTGGAAACCGACGAGGTGCTCGGCATCGTGCTGCTGTTGCGCGACGTGCTGGCGCGCTCGCTGTTCGAGAAGTACCAAGCCGAGTTCGAAATGCTGAACCGGGTACTGGACGCCTACGAGCCGGCCGCCAACCGCATCGCCAACACCGTCGGCGTGTCCTTCGTTCAGGAACGCGAGCGCATCATCCGCCAGCAGCAGGAAGCGATCCGCGAGCTGTCCACCCCGGTGCTGCAGGTGCGCGAGCAGCTGCTGATTCTGCCGATCATCGGTGTGCTGGACAGTCAGCGCGCCCGTCAGGTCACCGAGCAGCTGCTGCGTGCCATCCGCGCCAACCGTGCCAAGGTCGTCGTCATCGACATCACTGGTGTGCCGACCATCGACTGCACCGTGGCCAACCACCTGGTGCAGACGGTCGACGCGTCCGGCCTGATGGGCGCGAGCGTGATCATCACCGGCCTGTCCTCGGAGATCGCGCTGACGCTGGTGACGATCGGCCTGGATCTGTCGAAGATGAACGCCGTCGGTGACCTGCAGGGTGGTATCGAAGAAGCCGAGCGCCTGCTCGGCTACGAAGTCACGCGCACCGGCGAGCAGCCAGGGTGA
- a CDS encoding STAS domain-containing protein → MSAPDSITTLVADHDGVSVVSVSGEIDLVTAPALEQAIGAVVAEGPTALVIDLSAVEFLGSVGLKILAATYEKLGKSAEFGVVARGPATRRPIHLTGLDKTFPLYPTLDDALTGVRDGKLNR, encoded by the coding sequence TTGTCAGCTCCTGATTCGATTACCACGTTGGTCGCGGACCACGATGGGGTGTCCGTGGTCAGTGTCAGCGGTGAAATCGATTTGGTCACCGCCCCGGCCCTGGAACAAGCCATCGGTGCGGTCGTCGCGGAAGGGCCGACGGCGCTGGTCATCGACCTGTCCGCGGTGGAGTTTCTCGGCTCGGTCGGGCTGAAGATCCTGGCGGCGACTTACGAGAAACTCGGCAAGTCGGCGGAGTTCGGGGTGGTCGCGCGGGGTCCGGCGACCAGACGCCCGATCCACCTGACCGGCCTGGACAAGACGTTCCCGCTGTACCCGACGCTGGACGACGCGTTGACCGGCGTGCGAGACGGCAAACTCAACCGCTGA
- a CDS encoding DUF6328 family protein, whose amino-acid sequence MDVDHPEDDQRWDRTKRGETDTERLDRNWNSLLQELRVVQTGVQLLTGFLLTLPFQQRFDVLSDEMRAVYLATVGFSVGATVLLIAPVGIHRLLFRRHRLRVLVSAAHRCAYAGLALLGLALTGVTVIIFVAVADTTAGLIAGACALTLFTCFWWLLPLSLRTHGR is encoded by the coding sequence ATGGATGTCGACCACCCGGAAGACGACCAGCGGTGGGATCGCACCAAGCGCGGGGAAACCGATACCGAGCGGCTGGACCGCAACTGGAACAGCCTGTTGCAGGAATTGCGCGTGGTGCAGACCGGCGTGCAATTGCTCACCGGCTTCCTCCTGACGCTCCCGTTCCAGCAGCGGTTCGACGTTCTCAGCGACGAAATGCGGGCGGTGTACCTGGCGACGGTGGGATTTTCGGTGGGCGCAACTGTGCTGCTGATCGCCCCGGTCGGTATCCATCGGCTGCTGTTCCGGCGCCATCGGCTGCGGGTGTTGGTATCGGCCGCACACCGATGCGCCTATGCCGGGCTGGCTCTGCTCGGACTGGCGCTGACCGGAGTGACGGTCATCATTTTCGTCGCGGTCGCCGATACCACCGCGGGATTGATTGCGGGAGCGTGTGCGCTCACGCTCTTCACCTGCTTTTGGTGGTTGCTCCCGCTGTCGCTGCGCACCCACGGACGGTAG
- a CDS encoding HAD family hydrolase: protein MNAPAVLFDVDGTLVDSNYLHVYAWQRAFESEGISVAAWRIHRGIGMDGSKLVRTLSDDAPAEVQDRLSDAHSRYYREISPLLAPLPGARELLHRVADLGLQVILASSAPEDELEMLRKVLGCDEVIAATTSSRDVDTAKPEPGIVQVALGRAGVAAADAVFVGDAVWDAHAAKEAGVPCIGVRSGGIADTELQTAGAPPIFADPQDLLDHLESTRVAALARGR from the coding sequence ATGAATGCTCCCGCTGTGCTGTTCGACGTGGACGGAACCCTGGTCGATTCGAACTACTTGCACGTCTATGCGTGGCAACGAGCCTTTGAGTCCGAAGGCATCTCGGTCGCGGCCTGGAGGATCCACCGCGGCATCGGCATGGACGGCTCCAAGTTGGTACGCACCCTTTCCGACGACGCGCCGGCCGAGGTGCAGGACCGGCTCAGCGATGCGCACAGCCGGTACTACCGGGAGATCTCGCCCCTGCTCGCGCCATTACCGGGCGCCCGGGAGCTGCTGCACCGCGTCGCCGATCTGGGCCTGCAGGTGATATTGGCGAGTTCGGCGCCCGAGGACGAACTCGAGATGCTGCGCAAGGTGCTCGGTTGCGATGAGGTGATCGCGGCGACGACGTCGTCCCGCGACGTCGACACCGCAAAACCCGAGCCGGGCATCGTGCAGGTGGCGCTGGGCCGGGCGGGGGTGGCGGCCGCGGACGCCGTGTTCGTCGGGGACGCGGTCTGGGATGCACACGCCGCCAAGGAGGCTGGAGTGCCGTGCATCGGAGTGCGGAGCGGCGGCATCGCCGATACCGAACTGCAGACAGCCGGGGCCCCGCCTATCTTCGCCGACCCGCAGGACCTCCTCGATCATCTGGAGTCCACCCGCGTCGCCGCCTTGGCGCGCGGCCGCTGA